Proteins encoded in a region of the Acidimicrobiales bacterium genome:
- a CDS encoding phosphotransferase, whose amino-acid sequence MVAYPGTAFGAVLEQMYHRVGVDALPTHLETSYGIIVTRVERLDVGVFRVDHGGTGAPLVARLFPAARPRAAAEADLAVLRYLAEVGFPAERPFGESPISVHDGQAVLVTEFVKQVVKARRPAYPILALGAMVGRLHQLPIPAGADRPAGALHHFADGTMGDELRAAAVWLDEVKAREPATGAGALEALRGAVATADGGDDLPEAFVHPDPVPKNAIFTATGPVLIDWTSAGRGPRLASLTLILRSGWAAVPFMKGYIREVDLNEEERDRLAGLLFSRAIIDIVFRVCLDPKTAPGAAKRLPLLRRQCDVKASDLAS is encoded by the coding sequence ATGGTCGCGTACCCGGGAACAGCATTCGGGGCTGTTCTTGAGCAGATGTACCACCGGGTGGGTGTCGATGCCCTGCCCACCCATCTCGAGACATCGTATGGCATCATCGTGACCAGGGTTGAGCGGCTCGACGTGGGCGTCTTCCGCGTCGACCACGGTGGGACCGGGGCGCCCCTCGTAGCTCGACTGTTCCCGGCAGCCCGCCCCCGAGCAGCCGCCGAAGCCGACCTCGCCGTGCTGCGGTACCTCGCTGAAGTCGGCTTTCCCGCAGAGCGGCCCTTTGGCGAGAGTCCTATCAGCGTCCACGACGGCCAGGCAGTGCTGGTCACGGAGTTCGTCAAGCAGGTCGTCAAGGCCAGGCGGCCGGCCTACCCGATCCTCGCTCTCGGGGCCATGGTAGGGAGACTTCACCAGTTGCCAATCCCTGCCGGCGCCGATCGGCCTGCCGGCGCCCTGCACCACTTCGCCGACGGGACCATGGGAGATGAGCTGCGCGCCGCGGCGGTATGGCTCGATGAGGTCAAGGCGCGGGAGCCGGCTACCGGGGCCGGAGCCCTCGAGGCGTTGCGCGGTGCGGTAGCCACCGCCGACGGAGGAGATGACCTGCCCGAGGCCTTCGTTCATCCGGATCCCGTCCCGAAGAATGCGATCTTCACCGCCACGGGACCGGTACTGATCGACTGGACCTCGGCCGGGAGAGGTCCCCGCCTGGCGTCCCTGACCCTCATATTGAGATCGGGGTGGGCTGCGGTGCCCTTCATGAAGGGATATATCCGTGAAGTCGATCTCAATGAGGAGGAGCGCGACCGGCTCGCCGGACTGCTGTTCAGCCGAGCGATCATCGACATCGTCTTCCGGGTGTGTCTGGATCCGAAGACCGCTCCCGGCGCCGCCAAGAGGTTGCCCCTTCTTCGCCGCCAATGCGACGTCAAGGCCAGTGACCTGGCGAGCTGA